Proteins co-encoded in one Uloborus diversus isolate 005 chromosome 9, Udiv.v.3.1, whole genome shotgun sequence genomic window:
- the LOC129230490 gene encoding uncharacterized protein LOC129230490, which translates to MTRNHHKQQLLTIIQKPGPSAEKIFEHEGLRKMTLLKQRKVSAQLKLEMMQRELQQKRRTDAERRFYRLQLQELSGELQDLGRSLERGYSLSSSNPTIAVSRESLNEPIRKQRVTHQASTPNCHINHHHPLGELRAVASLSSLNTKPSSSESRSFPKDAKPWKAPLKFLGNLMDNTGFRRRIWRSFSSKQIQSDDSVLNQNSNNFVRQEECTYLRPQSLAMMNNNKKNGQLKFLPNIFGNLLL; encoded by the exons ATGACCAGAAATCACCACAAGCAGCAACTTTTGACG ATAATCCAGAAACCGGGACCTTCAGCAGAAAAGATATTTGAGCATgaaggtttaagaaaaatgacTTTGCTGAAGCAACGTAAAGTTTCTGCGCAGTTAAAA CTGGAAATGATGCAACGCGAATTGCAACAGAAGCGTCGAACAGATGCAGAGCGTCGATTCTATCGCCTGCAACTTCAAGAGTTGTCGGGTGAACTCCAAGACTTAGGTCGATCGCTGGAACGAGGCTACAGCTTGTCTTCGTCCAATCCGACCATTGCTGTTTCCCGGGAATCTTTGAACGAGCCAATCCGGAAACAAAGAGTCACACATCAAGCCAGCACGCCAAATTGCCACATCAACCACCATCATCCATTGGGAGAACTACGCGCTGTTGCATCCTTGTCATCAT TAAACACGAAACCTTCATCTTCAGAAAGTAGGTCGTTTCCTAAAGATGCCAAGCCCTGGAAGGCTCCACTGAAATTCCTTGGCAATTTGATGGACAACACGGGATTTCGGCGTAGAATTTGGCGATCTTTTTCGTCGAAGCAAATTCAATCGGACGATTCTGTTTTGAATCAGAACTCAAATAACTTTGTAAGACAGGAAGAATGCACGTATTTACGTCCTCAGAGTCTAGCGATGATGAACAACAACAAGAAGAATGGACAACTAAAGTTCCTTCCAAACATATTTGGAAACCTCCTGTTGTGA